The Streptomyces sp. NBC_01775 genome includes a region encoding these proteins:
- the ruvC gene encoding crossover junction endodeoxyribonuclease RuvC, producing MRVLGVDPGLTRCGIGVVDGVAGRQLSMTAVGVIRTPAEAETAERLVLVERGMEEWLDAHHPEAVAVERVFSQHNVRTVMGTAQASAVAMLCAARRGLPVALHTPSEVKAAITGSGRADKAQVAAMVTRLLRLAAPPKPADAADALALAICHIWRGPAQNRLQQAVAAQRLKGTTR from the coding sequence TTGCGCGTGCTGGGAGTTGACCCCGGGCTGACCCGCTGCGGGATCGGCGTGGTCGACGGTGTCGCGGGGCGGCAGCTTTCCATGACGGCGGTCGGTGTGATCCGCACTCCCGCCGAGGCCGAGACCGCCGAGCGGCTGGTGCTCGTCGAGCGCGGCATGGAGGAGTGGCTGGACGCGCATCACCCCGAAGCCGTCGCCGTCGAGCGGGTCTTCAGCCAGCACAACGTCCGCACCGTCATGGGCACGGCACAGGCCAGTGCCGTCGCCATGCTGTGCGCCGCGCGCCGCGGGCTGCCGGTGGCGCTGCACACCCCCAGCGAGGTCAAGGCCGCCATCACCGGTTCAGGCCGGGCCGACAAGGCGCAGGTCGCCGCCATGGTCACCCGGTTGCTGCGGCTGGCCGCGCCGCCCAAGCCGGCCGACGCCGCCGACGCCCTCGCGCTCGCCATCTGTCACATCTGGCGCGGCCCCGCACAAAACCGTCTCCAGCAAGCCGTCGCAGCTCAGCGTCTGAAAGGCACCACTCGATGA
- the ruvA gene encoding Holliday junction branch migration protein RuvA, with the protein MIAFVSGPVAALAPDTAVVEVGGVGMALQCTPGTLAGLRVGEHAKLATSLVVREDSLTLYGFADEDERQVFQLLQTASGVGPRLAQAMLAVHAPDALRLAVSIGDEKALTAVPGIGKKGAQKLLLELKDRLGEPLGTGAHASRAGVGAPVATGWREQLHVALVGLGYAAREADEAVAAVAPQAEAVVADGGQPQVGSLLKAALQSLNRAR; encoded by the coding sequence ATGATCGCCTTCGTCTCGGGCCCCGTCGCCGCGCTCGCCCCCGACACCGCAGTGGTCGAGGTCGGCGGCGTCGGCATGGCCCTTCAGTGCACTCCCGGCACCCTCGCGGGGCTCCGCGTCGGAGAGCACGCCAAGCTCGCCACCTCCCTGGTCGTCCGGGAGGATTCCCTGACGCTGTACGGCTTCGCCGACGAGGACGAGCGGCAGGTCTTCCAACTGCTCCAGACCGCCAGCGGCGTCGGCCCCCGGCTGGCCCAGGCGATGCTCGCGGTACACGCCCCCGACGCGCTGCGGCTCGCGGTCTCCATCGGGGACGAGAAGGCGCTGACCGCCGTGCCCGGCATCGGGAAGAAGGGCGCCCAGAAGCTGTTGCTGGAGCTCAAGGACCGCCTCGGCGAACCGCTCGGCACCGGCGCGCACGCCTCCCGGGCGGGCGTGGGCGCGCCCGTCGCCACCGGATGGCGAGAGCAACTGCACGTGGCCCTGGTCGGGTTGGGATATGCCGCCCGGGAGGCCGACGAAGCGGTCGCGGCTGTGGCACCGCAGGCCGAGGCCGTTGTCGCCGACGGCGGACAGCCGCAGGTGGGCTCACTGTTGAAGGCCGCCCTCCAGTCGCTGAACCGGGCCCGGTGA